The genomic segment GCTCATAAGTAAAAAAGTGACCTTCATTCTCTTGCTGTATATATTTACATTGATTTCGGCTATTTTCACTAATCACTTCAGCTAAATATTTTGCTTTATCGTCATCGCTGTTGCTAGTGACATATGGTGCATTTTGCAATAACATTTCCATCAATAAAATACACTCTTTTGCTGTTAATGAAGTAGGGTAATTACCCGTATCATTACCATCTAAATCTTCACGAGGGGCCATAGGGTACCCTGGACGAAAATCAGATTGATTCGCTTTAGAAGGATCTGTTAGCCAAAATTCAGTACCATCATAACTGACTGCATTATTACCATTTATTTTTGGTCGAGCTTCGGCTTCCCATTGCGCTCTTGCTGAAAGAACGGCGGTAGCATAACCACCTGCAACACCTTCTATACTTGCTTTTTTAGCCTCAAGACTGACATCTAAAAATCGAGGTAATGCTACCGTTGCCAATAAACCGATAACAACAATCACAATCACTAGCTCAACCAGTGAGAAACCTTTTTGGTGTTTCATCGTAATGCTTCTCTCTATTCTTTGATGTTATTCTGGGATTGTAAGGGATTATACAAAAAAAACATACTGTTCGTCAAAAAATTGCCAACTTAATTTTGTCCTAACTGCCAACCCTGACCTTAAAAACACCATTATTTAACATTACAGACATTACCTTACCATTTGATATACTGTAATCGCAATGATAGCTTTCAATTTCTGTTAAATTTTTGTGACTGCGTATACTATCAGTATAAATGGTCTCTTTATCTGGCAGTAAAATAGCAATCCATTTTTGACAGTCAATCTCTTGGTCATTAATAACTATCGGCCAACCTAATGAGGTAAATATTATCTCTACCCCTTCTTTATTCATTGATGACGGCTGACCATTTACTACCCAATAATTTTTAAATTCATTCGCTGATGATAAAATCTCTCTACTAGCAATAACTAACGAGGTGTCTTCTACTTTAGGTTCAAGTTGATCCCATTGAAATAAGAATACAGCCAGCAAAACAATGACGATCCCTCCCCATATCATTCGGGTTGCAGGCATTATTATTTTCCTTTTACTACATCTAACATATTCCACATTGGTAAGAAAATACCAAGAGCTAATATGAGAACCATCCCGGAAACAATAACTAATAACAGAGGCTCTATCCTAGCGGTTAATGTTTTTAAATCGTAATCAACTTCACGATCATAAAAATCAGAGACTTCTAACAATAAGTCATCAATCTGTCCTGTTTCTTCGCCCACGGCGATCATCTGTTGAACTAGAGGTGTAAAAATACCACTTTGAGCAGCAGTGACTGACATGCTAGTGCCTGATTCAATACCCGCTTTCATCTCCAGTAATCTATTCTCTAAGTATTTATTACCTAAAGATTCAGCAGATAATGCTATCGATTGATTTAATGGCACACCCGATTTTAACATCAATGCAAAGGTTCTAGAAAAACGTGACATTTGCGCTCGTGTTACAATGTCGCCAACAATTGGTAAACGTAGTCGAAATTTATCCCACGTTTCACGCCCTTTGGCTTGACTAATCCAAGCTTGAAAAGCAAATAATGCACCAGCCATTGCTGCGATTAAAAGATGCCAATAATTAACAAAGAAGCTTGAGGTCGCGATCAAGATCCGTGTAGGTAAGGGCAAGTCAACACCAAAACGAGAGAACATACTGGCAAATTGAGGAATAACTTTAATATTAAGTACAAACATTGCTAACAAAATAAACGTCAATACAAAAATAGGATAACGCATGGCTGATTTAATACGCTTGCGAGTTTCCATTTCTTGCTCGTAATAGTTTGCTAATTGCATTAGCGCCTGATCTAAGCGACCTGTATTTTCCCCAACATGGATCATTGAAACAAATAAAGAGCTAAACACATGAGGGTGCTGCTGCATTGAAACAGATAGACTGCGACCATTCGTTAGCTCTGCCGTCACTTCTTCAAGTGCTTTTTTTAATAACTTATTATTACTATTCTGTGCCAATCCATTCATTGCTCGAAGTAATGGGACACCTGCTTTGGTTAAGCTGTACATTTGACGACAAAAAATAACCAATATTTCTAAAGGTATGGTTGGCTGAAACCACTTCTTCCAATCTGTCGAGCTTGAACCGCCGCCAAATTTACTTGCTCGAATAGACGTAGGGATCACGCCATTATTCATTAATTGCCCTGCAGCAGCTTCTTCTGAGACTGATTCGATAGAGCCTGATACTTGCTCGCCTCGGCCATTACGTCCATTATATTTAAATATCGCCATTACTTATGCCTATATTAATATTGGCTGATGAGAGGCCACGTTGTCTCCC from the Aliivibrio wodanis genome contains:
- the mshB gene encoding type IV pilus, MSHA pilin protein MshB, whose translation is MKHQKGFSLVELVIVIVVIGLLATVALPRFLDVSLEAKKASIEGVAGGYATAVLSARAQWEAEARPKINGNNAVSYDGTEFWLTDPSKANQSDFRPGYPMAPREDLDGNDTGNYPTSLTAKECILLMEMLLQNAPYVTSNSDDDKAKYLAEVISENSRNQCKYIQQENEGHFFTYEPESGRVVVSLQ
- the mshF gene encoding type IV pilus, MSHA biogenesis protein MshF, giving the protein MPATRMIWGGIVIVLLAVFLFQWDQLEPKVEDTSLVIASREILSSANEFKNYWVVNGQPSSMNKEGVEIIFTSLGWPIVINDQEIDCQKWIAILLPDKETIYTDSIRSHKNLTEIESYHCDYSISNGKVMSVMLNNGVFKVRVGS
- the mshG gene encoding type IV pilus, MSHA biogenesis protein MshG codes for the protein MAIFKYNGRNGRGEQVSGSIESVSEEAAAGQLMNNGVIPTSIRASKFGGGSSSTDWKKWFQPTIPLEILVIFCRQMYSLTKAGVPLLRAMNGLAQNSNNKLLKKALEEVTAELTNGRSLSVSMQQHPHVFSSLFVSMIHVGENTGRLDQALMQLANYYEQEMETRKRIKSAMRYPIFVLTFILLAMFVLNIKVIPQFASMFSRFGVDLPLPTRILIATSSFFVNYWHLLIAAMAGALFAFQAWISQAKGRETWDKFRLRLPIVGDIVTRAQMSRFSRTFALMLKSGVPLNQSIALSAESLGNKYLENRLLEMKAGIESGTSMSVTAAQSGIFTPLVQQMIAVGEETGQIDDLLLEVSDFYDREVDYDLKTLTARIEPLLLVIVSGMVLILALGIFLPMWNMLDVVKGK